In the genome of Desulfovibrio sp. Huiquan2017, the window CCGCTATGGGCGCGTTGAAGGTGGCGGCGATGCCCGCCGCGGCCCCGCAACCGACCATGGTCTTCATATGCACCCGGGGAATCTTGAATATCTGGCCCACGGAAGAACCGATGGACGCGCCGATCTGGACCATGGGCCCTTCGCGGCCCACGGAACCGCCCGAGCCGATAGTCACGGCCGAGGCGAAAATCTTGGCGGCGGCCACCCGTTTGCGGATGCGCCCGCCCCGAAGCGCGATGGCCTGCATGACCTCGGGCACGCCGTGTCCCTTGGCCTCGGACGCAAAAAAGCTGACCACCAGTCCGACCACCAGCCCGCCCAGGACGGGCATGGCGATCTTCATCCACAGCGGCACGGCATCGGCGAAGGTCAGCCAGTCGCCGGTGTTCCGGTAGAAGACCCACTGCATGTACTTGAGGATCAACTTGAACAGGACCGCCCCATAACCGGCCAATCCACCGATGATGATGGCCAGAAACAGGAATCGGATGTTGGGTCGTCTGAGCTTGAGAAAGAGCGGTTCACTTCGGTCGGCCATTGAATCTCCAGATCGCTCCGCGGGGTGCGGTGTTGACAACGCAGGACCGGGCCTGTTTTCCTTGGCTTGGATACTAACCCCACTTCCCGCCCAAGCGCAACGAATTGACCGGAAAACTTGAGCGCAACCGGGAAAAAGGGTAAGCAAAGCCTCCCCAACGTACTCAATCCCCTTCACGGAGAATCGACATGGCGAAATACGACATCACCCCCCTGACCCCGACCCCCGAATTCGACATGATGTACTTCATGGAAGTCGCGGGCGAAACCCGCATCGAAGGCGACATCCTCGAAGAATTCGAGACCTTCTGGGACAAGTGGTCCGCCGAGAGCCTCAAGGCCTATGAACTGAAAAACACCGAAGGCGACGGCAAGTTCGTGCTCATCTTCCTGGATCAGGCCGCCGAGGACACCGTGGAGGGCATCTGGCAGGATTCCCCCACCCACGGGCTGCTCTTCCACGCCCTGGCCATCACCATGGTCATGAGCTCGGCCCAAGGGTTCGTGCCCGAACTGCAGCAGGGCAAATGCGCGCCCCTGCCCCGGCCTGGCCAGGGCATCCTCGACGCCTTCGAGACCCTCGGCCTGACCTGGAACGAGGAAGGCTCGGTCAACCGCAAGTACGCGGTCCTGACCCCCTACCCCTACACCGGCGGCTGCGAGGTCTGCCACCTCAGCGCCAACTGTCCCAAAAGCACGGTAAGGAACTGACGCCATGAGCTTCACGGTCAAGGACGTACTCTCCATCCAGGTCGCCCCGGCGCTCGGCTGCACCGAGCCCGTGGCCATCGCCCTGGGCGCGGCCGCCGCCGTGTCCCTGCTCCCGGACAAACGGTTCGAGTCCCTCGAAGTGGCCGTGGACCCCAACGTCTACAAAAACGGCCTGGCTGTTTCCATCCCCGGTGCGGGCGGACTGTCCGGCCTGGACACCGCCGCGGCCCTGGGCGCGGCGGGCGGCGATCCGTCCCTGCGACTGGAAGTGCTCCAAACCGTGACCGACGAGGACGTCAAGACCGCGAAAAAAGCCCTGGCCGAAGGCCGGGTGGACGTCGCCCTGATCAGGGACCACCAGGGATTGCTCATCCGCTCCAAAGCCGTGTCCGGCGGCATGGTCGCCGAATCGGTCATCGAAGGGTTGCACGACAACATCGTTTCCCTAACCCTGAACGGAAAGCCCGTGGAAAGCCCGCTCATCCGCACCCGGCCCGACGGCGCGCCCTCCCCGGTGGCCGCCATGGAGGCATGGCTCAAGACCCTGACGCTCAACGAGCTCATGGCCCTGACCGACGAACTGGACGCGGACGACTACGCCTTTCTCAAGGAGGGCGTGGACGTAAATATGCGCCTGGCCGAACAGGGCCTCAAGTACGGCCTCGGCCTGGGCGTGGGCAAGACTCTGGAACGGCTCTGCCGCCAAGGCCTCATCAAGAAGGACATGATGCTCGCCGCGCGCATCCTGGCTTCGGCCGCCGCCGACGCGCGCATGTCCGGCGCATCCCTGCCCGCCATGTCCTCGGCCGGGTCCGGCAACCACGGCCTGACCGCCATCCTGCCCATCTGGGCGGTCAAGGACTACGTGGAGGGCGTGCAGACCAAGGACGTGCTCGAAGCCGTGGCCCTCTCTCACATCGTCACTGCCTTCGTCAAAGCGCACACCGGCCGCCTGTCCGCCATCTGCGGCTGCTCCGTGGCCGCCGGGGCCGGGGCCACGGCAGGTATCACCTTCCTGCTCGGCGGCGACGCCCACCACATCGCCGGGGCCATCAAGAACCTTCTGGAAGACCTGGCCGGAATCATCTGCGACGGCGCCAAAACCGGCTGCGCCCTCAAGCTGGCCACGGCGGCGGGCACCGCGGTCCAGGCCGCCCTCTTCTCCCTCCAGGGCGTCAACGTCCACCATACCGACGGCATCGTCGGCCTGTCCTCCGAGGACACCATGCGCAACATCGGCACCCTGGCCGTGGACGGCATGATCCAGACCGACCAGACCATCCTTCAAATCATGCTGGATAAACGGTTCTCGGACATCTAGCGGCTTCCGATAACGGCGGACTGGGCCGCCGAGGTGCTGCGCTCCCAATCGTTCCCCAAAGGGAAAAGCCCTTGGTCCACTCATGGTCCAAGGGCTTTCGCATGCGCGCACGCCTCGCGGAACGGAAACAAAAAATTCAGGAGGGATAAAAAAATGGGCGGCCCGTGGGCATCAGAAATACGCCAGCCCCTGGGGCGGGGTTTTGTCTTCGAAAAGCGCTTCGACGCGGTCGCGGTCGGCAGCGGAAATCTTGAGATCCGAGACGTTGAGGATGGTGCCGAACCCGCCATAGGTCTTGACGGCGCGGTCGATGAAGTCGGCATCCACAAAAGCGCCGGTCAGGGTGACGGCGCGGGCTCCCCAACTGACGGTCAGGGCAAGGCGCGGATCGCGCTCCGGATGTCGGGTGATGAGATTGCCGGTCCTGACCAAGGTTTCCAGGACCTGATCCGGAAACATGCCGCCCAACCGGCCGAGGGTTTCGAGAAAGCCGGGCATGACCGCCAGATAATAATATTGGTCGATCTTGCAGGCCACGGACCGTCCCGGCATATTCAGCAGCCAAGGCTCGTCCGCAAAGGCCCTGCCCAGAGCCCGTTGCAGGTGGTTCACGCTCGCCGTGTAGTCCGCCAACGCCATGTCGCCCTCCCCGGTTGAAAGGATGCGCCACGAAAAACGCCCCGCAAGGCGGGGCGTTCGGCTATGCTAGTTCAGACGCTTTTCAAATTGCTTGAGGTAGTCGGCCTTGAGGATGCCGTTGACCTCGCCCTCGATGCGTTCTATCGCCGCCGGGTCGTCGATCTTGGCCGACAGGGCTTCGAGCTTCGCGGGGATGATCCGCTCGCAGTAATCGCTGCGGGCGTAAGTGTCCAGGTTGACGTGGGTCTGGCGGCTGACCACGTAGCAGGCCACGACCTTGGCCGCGTAGTAGTTCTTGTAGGCCGTCTTGTTGTCGGCGGCCCCTTCCGCGCATTTCCCCTTGAGGAAATAAGCGTAGGCCAGATCCACGGCGCTGTCGGGCTGGGCAATGGTGTTGTCCAGATAGACTTGGGCCCCGGCGCAATCGCCCTGTTTGAGCATGGCGAAGCCCTGATCGAGGTCATTTTTCTGTGCGCCGCAGGCGGCAAGCAAGGAAACCATGGCCGTCATGGCCGCAACAAGTAGAAATCGTTTCATGTCGGATATCCTCTCGGAAAAAGCATCTCTCTCGGTTTATTGAATTATCTAGCCCAACATCGGGCCGAAGTCTACCCTCTTAGATGGAAATGACCAGGGGAACGACCACCGGGTCGCGGCCAAGCACCTTGCGGAAAAACCGGCGCAGGGCCGAGCGGATGCGCTCCTTGAGCTTGGCCGTGTCGCCGGGCGCGATATTCTCGTGCACGTCCAGGACGATACACTTGGCGTCGTCGAGCAAGTGCATGTATTGCTGCTCGAAGACGAATCCCTTGCTCATGATGTCCGGGCCCATGGAGATCTCGCCCGAGGCCTCGTCCACCACCAGAACCACGATGACCATGCCCTCGCCCGCCAGGAGCTGACGCTCCTTGAGCACGCTTTGTCCCACGTCGCCCACGCCCTTGCCGTCCACCAGGATCTTGTCCGCCGCAATGCGCGGCAACAGTTCCATGGAGCCGTCCGCATGAAAGGTCACGGGCTGGCCGTTCTCCATCACCAAGGCCTTGTTCTCGTCCACGCCGCAGTCGATGGCCAGCCGCCGGTGCTTGACCAGGTGGCGGTATTCGCCGTGCACCGGGATGAAATATTCGGGCCGCACGGTCTGGAGCATGAGGGTCAGTTCGCCCGCGTGGGCATGGCCCGAGGCGTGGATGCCGTGCATCTTCTCGTACAGGACCTCGGCCCCGAGGCGATAGAGATTGTTGATGACCCGGTTGATGGCCTTGACGTTGCCGGGGATGAACCGCGAGGAGAGGATGAACAGGTCGTCGGGCCGCACGGACAACTGCCGATGCTCGCCCATGGCGATGCGCGACAGGGCCGCCAACGGTTCGCCCTGGCTGCCGGTAACCAACAGAACCAATTGGGAATCGCCGTACTCGTCCAGGGAATCCAGCTCCACGAATGTGCCTTTGGGCACTTTAAGATGCCCCAGTTCCCGGGCCAGTTCGATGTTGCGGTGCAGGGACTTGCCGGACACGGCCACCTTGCGGCCCTCGGCGTCGGCTAGGTCGAATATCTCCTGGATGCGCTGGATGTGGCTGGAAAACAGGGAGACCAGGATGCGCCCCTTGGCCGTGTTGAAAATCTCGCGCAGGGAGACCTTGATCTCCCGCTCGGTCAGGGCGAACCCCTCGTTGCCGATATTGGTGGAATCCGAAAGCATGAGGCGCACGCCCTCATCCGAGAACTTGCGGAACGCGCCCAGGTCCGTGGCGTGGCCGCCCAACGGATTGCGGTCGATCTTGAAGTCGCCGGTATGCACCACCCGGCCTGCCGGGGTCTCGATGCCCAGGCCGAACCCCTCGATGATGGAATGGCAGACCGGGAAAAAATTGAAGCGGAAATCACCGAGCAGGAGACGGTCGTAGGGGCGCACGGGGCGCAGATCGGCCCAACGGTCCAGGTCGTGCTCCCTGAGCTTGCTCTCGACCAGCCCCAGGGTGAACTCCGAGCCGTAGACCGGCACGTCCACGTTCTGCAACAACCAGGGCAGCGCGCCTATATGGTCCTCGTGACCGTGGGTCAGGACAATGCCGTTGAGGCGGCTCTTGTTGCGCAGAACGTAATCGAAGCAAGGAATGACCACATCCACGCCGAAGTGGTAGTCCTCCGGGAACATGAGCCCGCAGTCCACCATGACCAGGGATTTCTCGGTCCGGTAGAGCATGCAGTTCATGCCGATCTCGCCGAGCCCGCCCAGCGGATAAATGGTGAAGGACGTTTCGGCCATCGCGCCTATCCCTCCGCCAGCAGTTCCTGATAGGCCTTGTTCATCATGGCGTACAGGTCTTCCTTGAAGCGCTCGCGCTCCTTGAGGGTGTATTGGGACGGGTCTATGATCGGCAGCGCCTTGAACCGGACCACGGGCCGGTTGTCGATGAAAAACTGGCCCTTGCCCATGACCCGCCCGGTGTTGGTCATGACGAACGGCACCACGGGCAGGCCCGCCTTGAGCGCCAGGACCATGGCCCCGATCTTGAATTCCATGAGTTCACTCAGATGCGTGTTGCGCGTGCCCTCCGGGAAGATGACCGGAGAGATGCCGCCCTGGGCGACCGCCACGGCATCGTTCAAGGACTGCATGGCCGCCCGCCGGTTGTCCCGGTCGATGCAGATGTGGCCAGCATGTCCGAGCGCCTTGCCGTACAGCGGGATATCGAACAGGGATTTCTTGGCCACGAACCGGATGCGGTTGCCCGCAAGCACCTTGAACAGGACAGGAATATCCAGATTGGACTGATGGTTCCCGATGAACACGTAGTGCCCATCGGGGGCCGCCTCACCCATATCCGCCTCGATGCGGATACCGGACAGCTTCACGGCGGCCGCGCCCCAGGCCAGTCCCCAGCGGTCATATTCCTCGGGAGTCGCCGTCTCCGGGTCCACCTTGAGCATCTTGAGAGAGTACCAAATGGTCACCGGCACGAGCAGAATGATAAAAAACAATCGTCGAAACATGATCCGTCCTTGTTCAGCAAACTCTCCCGTAACTAAACCAAAACACAGCAGCAAACAAGAAAAGAAACGACTTGCGCGAATGCGCCGGACCGGGAAGGGACGAAAAAGGGGCGGCCGCGAAACGGCCGCCCCTTGCTGGGGACATTTGATGTGGTGCTATTCGCCGTCGTTCTTCTTGTGCGCGGCAATGACCTTTTCGGTTTCCTGAGGCGGGCATTCCTCGTAGGAGGCGAATTCCATGAAGAAGGTGCCCTGGCCGCCGGTCATGGAGTTGAGGTCCGGGGCGTAGCGGAGCATCTCGGCCATGGGCACGTTGGCCTTGACCTCGGTGATGCCCGCCTGAGAATCGGAACCGAGCACTTTGCCGCGCCGCGACGACAGATCGCCGATGACGTCGCCCATGAAGGCGTCGGGCACGGCCACGGTGACGAGCATGATCGGTTCCAGCAGGGCCATCTTGGCCTTTTCACAGGCCTTTTTGAAGGCCAGCGAACCGGCCACCTTGAAGGCCATTTCCGAAGAGTCCACGTTGTGGTAGCTGCCGTCGTACAGGGTCACCTGGAAGTCGATAACCGGGAACCCGGCGAGCACGCCGCGCGCGGCGGTCTCCTGGACGCCCTTGTCCACGGCCGGGATGAACTGGCGCGGGATGGAACCGCCGACGATCTGATCGACGAACTCGTATCCCTCGCCGGACGCCCGGGGAGCTACGTGGATCCAGCAGTCGCCGAACTGGCCGCGCCCGCCGGACTGTTTCTTGTGGCGGCCCTGGATTTCGCGGGCGCCGGTCTTGAAGGTCTCGCGGTACGGAACCTTGGGAGTCTTGAGCACGATGGCGGTCTTGTAGCGGCGCTTGGCCTTCTCGACCGAGATTTCAATGTGGTTCTGGCCCATGCCCGAAAGCAGGATATCACCGGACTCCTCATCGCGGCCAAGCGTCAGGGTGATGTCTTCGTCGAGCAGTTTGGCCACGGCGGCATAGACCTTGTCCTCCTCGCCCTTGACCTCGGGGGCCAGGGCGAAGGTGATCAATTGCGGAGCCAGTTCGGGCTTGACCAGCTTGAACTGGCCCTTCTCCACCAAGGTGTCGCCGGTGCGGGTGTTCTTGAGTTTGGCCAGGGTGACGATGGCGCCCGGGCCCATGGGGGTCTTGATCGGGGCCTGTTCCTTGCCGTTCATGACCAGAAGCTGGCCCACGCGCTCCTTCTCGCCGTTGCCGGTATTGAGCAATTGGGAGTCAGGGGAAAGCTGGCCCGCCAGGACGCGGACCACGGTGAGCTGGCCCGCAAAAGGGTCGGCCTGGGTCTTGAACACGAAGCAGGCCAGGGGTTCGTCCGGAGAGCTGGCCAGCTCGGACCCGTCCTCGCCCTGCCACGGCTTGTGGTCCAGAGGACCGGGCAGCAGATTCTGCACGGTGTCGAGGATCATCTGACCGCCCTGGCAATTGAGGGCGGCGGAAACCACCACCGGAACCAATTCGCCGGAGGCCACGCCCGACTGAAGGCCCTTGGTGATGTCTTCGGGAGAAAGTTCGCCTTCCTCGAAGTATTTTTCCATGAGCTCCTCATCGCTTTCGGCGATGTTCTCGATCATGGTCTCGCGCAGGGTCTCGACCTCGTCGGCGATGTCGCCGGGGACCTCGCCCTCGGTGACCGCGCCGTCCTCGCCGAACAGGAGCGCCTTGCCGGACATCATGTCCACTACGCCCTTGAAATTTTCTTTGGAACCGATGGGATAATACAACAGGACCGGGCGGGCGCCCAGGGCTTCGGAAATGCCGTGGAAGGCCATGTCGAAGTCGGCCCGGTCACGATCCATCTTGTTGATGACGATCATGGCGGGAAGGCCCATGTCCTGGACCAGGGCCCAGACCTTGCGGGTCAGCGGCTTGACGCCATCCACGGCGTCGATGACCATGACCACGCCATCCGCGGCGGTGAGGGAGTAGGAGAGATCACCTGCGAAATTGGAATCGCCGGGAGTGTCGATGAGAAAATGGTCGTTCTTGTTCCACTTGTAGCTGGCGAAACCGGGCTGGACCGAACCGCGACGCTTGATTTCCTCGGGCTCGAAGTCGAGGACGGTGCTCCCCTCTTCGACTTTGCCGAGGCGGTTTACAACTCCCGAGTTGAAAAGCAGCATCTCGGCGACGGTGGTTTTGCCGCTACCGCCGTGACCGACGAGTGCATACGTTCTTTGGGTCTTGAGGTCAGGCATACTTCACTCCACATCGTTTCTGGTTGTCCTTATCGGTGTCGCGGAGCCGTTTTACCCCGCGAAAAGCACAGCACTTGGTTTTTAACGGGTTTAGTCCTATAGGAAGACCAACGCGAGAATGTCAAGTCGCTGAGCACTCTACAACTTTACGCCATCTGCTTGAAATAAAAATATTTTTTTACAAGCTTGACCTTAAAATACCCTCTTTCGCAAACAATATCAATCCGTTGAAGCGACATTGAGAGAAACTTTCAGGAGCCCGCATTGCAGCTTACAAGCGAGATTTTCACGACCGACCCGGCGGCTATCCACGCCCACGGCGACCACCTCTTCTGGACCGGCAGCATCCCGGAATCGCTGACGAATTCCATAGCCGAATTCGGCCAATCCGCCCCGGTGCTCGTGTTCGAGAGAAGCGGCGCTCTGGAACTGGCCGCGGGCGCGGCGCGACTGGCCGTGCTGACCAGTCTCGGCAAGCCGGTCCTGGCCCGCCTGATCACGGGCGCGGACGCCCTTTCCCTGGGGTTGCTCTATCTGGCGGACAACGCCCACCGGCAACCCAACGACGCCATGCGTTTCCAGGCGCTGCAGTATTTCGCCCCGCTCATGGACCGGACAGCCCTGGAAGCGGACATCCTGCCCCGGCTCGGGGTCCGGGCCAAATCCAAGGATGCCCGTCTGCTCCTGGACTGGCTCGGGCTGCCCGCCCGCTGGCAGGCGCTGCTCGGCGACGGCTCGGTTCCCCTGGCCGCGGGCATGGTTCTCGGACGCATGAGCGAGACCGACCGCGACGCCCTGCTGCCTCTGTTCACCGGCATGTCCTGGTCCCGATCCAACGCGGTCAATGCCCTGACCTGGCTCTTCGAAGCAGCCCGAGTGGCGGGGCGTCCCGTGGCCGAGGTCATGGCCGAGGCCGGAATGAACGACCTGCTCGGGCAGGGCTTGTCGCCCAAGGACGCCATCGCCCGGCTGTGCGCCGCGGCCCGGCAGGTGCGTCATCCCGAATTGACCAGGCTGCGCGAACGCTTCGACGCGGCGGCCCGGACCGTAACCGCCGGGACCGACTGGCGGCTGGCCCAACCCGACAACTTCGAGACCGACGGCGCCGAACTCTCCGTGTGGATCAAGGATCGGGACCAACTCGCCGGGGCCGTCGAAGCGCTGCGCGCCATGGCCGACAATCCGGCCTGGGAAACCGTATTTCGTCCGGGCGGTGAACATGACTAGCCTGCCCGCCCACCTGCGCCGGATCGGCCACGTCTTCGTGGACGAATCCATGACCGACACCCCCGTCGCCCGCCGGGTGCGAGAACACCTCGACGCGGCTGGCCGGGGAGACATCCCCTGGACCGTGGTCCCGCCGGACGCCGACCGCGTGACCTTCGACCAAGGCGAGACCCAGGCCATATACCTCAAAGAATACAAGGGGCGTTTCCTGCGCTTCTGCCCCGGCACCCGCGCATACCACTGCTGCGGCTACCGGATCATCCACATCGGCGAGAACTGTCCCATGGCCTGCTCCTACTGCATCCTCCAAGCCTATTTCCAGGACCGGGTACTCAAGATCTGGGCCAACCAGGACGCCTTGTTCCGCGAGCTGGCCGACGGCTTCGGCGCGGACAGCTCCGCCCGCTTCCGGGTAGGTACCGGCGAATTCACCGACTCCCTCGCCCTGGAGCACCTGACCGCCTACAGTCGCGACCTGGTCCATTTTCTGGAAGACTACGACAACGTGGTCCTGGAGCTGAAATCCAAAGTGGTGGACCTCTCCTGGATGGACGGGACCACGCGCACGGACCGCGTCCTGCCCGCCTGGTCCCTGAACGCCCCGTTCATCAACGAGCACGAGGAATTCGGCGTATCCACCCTGACCGAACGGCTGGAGGCGGCACGCACTTGCACCGAGGCGGGCTTCAAGGTCTGCCTGCACTTCGACCCGATCATTCGTTTCGAAGGCTGGCGCGAGGGATACGGCGAGATCATCGACCGCATCTTCGACTACGTACGGCCGGAGCAGATCGCTTACATGTCCCTGGGCTCCTTCCGGTGCATGCCCCAGTTGACCCCGATCATCGAAGACAAGTTCCCGGAGGCCACCTACATCTATAATGAATTCGTGCCCGGCCTGGACGGCAAGGCCCGGCTGCTCCGCCCCTTGCGCGTGGAGCAGTTCCGGTTCATGGTCGACCGGCTGCGCGCCCACGGCATGGAGGAACAGCTCTACTTCTGCATGGAGTCCACCCAGGTCTGGAAAGAAGTCTTCGGCTACGCGCCCCGGGACTTCGGCGGCCTGGGCAAACGGCTCATGGCCCGGGCCTTCGGCGAATGACCAGCCAAACGACACGGAGGACACCATGCCCGACGAGCCAGAAAACCCCCTCTATGCGACCCACTTCGACCGGTTCCAGCGGTTCCGCGCCGTGGCCGATCTGCTCCAGCCCGTGCGGGCCTCCGGACCAAACGGACTGCTCATCCTGGACGTAGGCAGCTTCGACGTAGTTGTGGCCCTCGACGTCCTGAAGCATGTCCCGCCGGAAGAGCGCGCGCGTTCTTCCTTGCGGAAACGGCCCGCCTGGCGCACCAGACGCTCGTCGTCTCGTTTCCAGTCAGCGAATCGCCCCATGTGGAAAGGATTCTCGACGGGCTCGGGCTTGAGTACGAGCGGCACCCGAACGCCTGCCGGGCATCATGGATGGCCATGCACCGCTTGCGGGAGGACCTGAAGAAGGAGGTCAGCGGATTCTTCAACCGGCACTACTTCGAATTGGAAAACCGGGAGCCGGCCTACCGGGCCATCTATTTCTGCCGCCCGAAGGACGGACCGGCAAACCGGCCGGGCCGCCTGTAAGCGGTGCGGATTCGGGCCGCAAGTCGGCGAAACATCGTTTTTACTCCTTGCCAAGTGCGCAATCATGCGTTAGATACCCCCCGACTTTAAATTCACACATCCCGCCCATAACTCCGGGTGGTCCGTGATGGCACGGGCTCCTTATTGGACCGCGGGATGGACGAAAAACCCAGGAGATTATCATGGCTTACGTTACTATGAAGCAGATGCTGGAGACCGGCGTCCACTTCGGCCACCAGACCCGCCGTTGGAACCCCAAAATGCGCCCGTACATCTTCGGCGCCCGCAACGGCATCCACATCATGGACCTGCAGCAGACCGTCAAGATGTTCGCTACCGCCCATGATTTCATCACCAATACCGTGGCCAAGGGCGGCAAGGTCCTGTTCATCGGCACCAAGCGCCAGGCTCAGGAATCCGTCAAGGCCGAGGCCGAACGCTCCGGTATGTACTACGTCACCCACCGCTGGATGGGCGGCACCCTGACCAACTTCCAGACCATCAAGAAGTCCATCGACCGCCTCAAGACCCTCGAACAGATGTTCGAGGACGGCTCCATCTCCCGGTACACCAAGAAGGAAGCCGTGGGCATGAACCGCGAGGTCAAGAAGCTCAATCTGGCGCTCGGCGGCATCAAGGACATGACCGAGGCCCCGCAGGCCGCTTTCGTCATCGATCCCAAGCGCGAACAGATCGCCATCCAGGAATGCCGCAAGCTCGGCATCCCGGTCGTGGCCGTGGTCGACTCCAATTGCGACCCGGACATGGTGGACTACATTATCCCCGGCAATGACGACGCCATCCGCGCCATCAAGCTGTTCGCCACCCACATGGCCGATGCCTGCCTTGAAGGCGCCGCCATGCAGAAGGACTACGAGGCCAACGCTAAAGCCGAAGCCAAGGCCGCTGCCGCCGCCAAGGAAACCGAAACCGAAGAGAAGGCCGAGGCTCCTGCCGAGGCCGCTGCCGAGGAGAAGTAATAATGTCGATCACCGCCGCACAAGTGAAAACCCTGCGCGAAAAAACCGGCGCAGGCATGATGGATTGCAAGAAAGCCCTGGCCGAGTCCGGAGGGGACGAGGAAAAGGCCGTCATGTACCTCCGCGAGAAAGGGCTGTCCAAGGCCGCCAAAAAGGCCGGACGCGCCACCTCCGAGGGTCTGGTCACTCCCTACGTTTCCGAGGACGGCAAGACCGCCGTCATCGCCGAGCTTCTCTGCGAGACCGACTTCGTCGCCAAGGGTGACGACTTCCAGGCCTTTGCCGCCGCCCTGCCCGGCAAGATCGCCGAGCTGGACGTGACCACCGGCACCGCCGACGACCTGCCCAAGGAAGTCGCCGACGTGACCGACCTGATCGCCAAGCTGGGCGAAAACATGGCCGTGGGCCGCTTCGCCAAGATCGTCACCGACGGCGTCATCGGCGTCTACATCCATTCCAACAACAAGCTGGGCGTCATCGTCGAGCTGACCGGCACCGACGACGTCGAGGTCGCCAAGGATGTGGCCATGCACGTGGCCGCCATGAACCCGGCCTGCATCTCCCCCGCGGAGCTGCCCGCCGAGACCCTGGAAAAGGAAAAGGTCCTGTACCTCAAGCAGGCCATGGACGAGGGCAAGCCCGAAGCCATCGCCGAAAAGATCGTCACCGGCCGCCTGAACAAGTTCTACAAGGACGTCTGCCTGCTCGAACAAGCCTTCATCAAGGACGACAAGCAGACCATCAAGCAGATTCTCAAGGGCGGCACCGTAGCCAGCTTCCACCGGCTGGCGCTCGGAGAAAAGGCCGAGTAATCCGACTGCCGAAAAAATGAAAACGGGCCGCACGGCCCGTTTTTTTTGTCCGGAAAACATGCTATCGCCTTGGGGCGAGATCGTAACGCAACCAATCATACACGCAGGGGTATCCATGACGAAGACGCGTTATTCGCGGATTTTATTGAAATTAAGCGGCGAAGCCTTGGCCGGAGACCAGCAGTTTGGCATCCACCCGGAGGCCATCGGCCAGTTCGCCAAGGAGATCGCGGAAGTAGCCGCCACCGGCCTGCAGATGGCCCTGGTCATCGGCGGCGGCAACATCT includes:
- the rpsB gene encoding 30S ribosomal protein S2, whose product is MAYVTMKQMLETGVHFGHQTRRWNPKMRPYIFGARNGIHIMDLQQTVKMFATAHDFITNTVAKGGKVLFIGTKRQAQESVKAEAERSGMYYVTHRWMGGTLTNFQTIKKSIDRLKTLEQMFEDGSISRYTKKEAVGMNREVKKLNLALGGIKDMTEAPQAAFVIDPKREQIAIQECRKLGIPVVAVVDSNCDPDMVDYIIPGNDDAIRAIKLFATHMADACLEGAAMQKDYEANAKAEAKAAAAAKETETEEKAEAPAEAAAEEK
- the tsf gene encoding translation elongation factor Ts; translation: MSITAAQVKTLREKTGAGMMDCKKALAESGGDEEKAVMYLREKGLSKAAKKAGRATSEGLVTPYVSEDGKTAVIAELLCETDFVAKGDDFQAFAAALPGKIAELDVTTGTADDLPKEVADVTDLIAKLGENMAVGRFAKIVTDGVIGVYIHSNNKLGVIVELTGTDDVEVAKDVAMHVAAMNPACISPAELPAETLEKEKVLYLKQAMDEGKPEAIAEKIVTGRLNKFYKDVCLLEQAFIKDDKQTIKQILKGGTVASFHRLALGEKAE